In Takifugu flavidus isolate HTHZ2018 chromosome 1, ASM371156v2, whole genome shotgun sequence, the DNA window ATTGAACGGTAAATATTAAAATTCTGCAAAGCTTAGATATATACGATCACACACACTTCAATTCAATTGAGCTTCAGACAGAATGATAAGAAATGTGCAATTCATAATTCTAAGGTCGATGATAAAGTgagattgtgttttaatttttaGAGAAAACAATCTTCGCACCTCGGCAGGAAAGTAAAGAAAATCCGgtgactgttttcattttaacaacGGTGACAGAACCGAGACATGAGGAAGCATTTTATTTCCaactgggggggaaaaacagtaaaatgaaaacaaaaaaatattttaaaatccaaaataagAATTCATATTTTAGAGAGAACGCAGCTGCGACATGAACTCTTCTTCTACGAACctacttcttctttttcttcttctacgttTCCTTTTCAATGTTCAACATGACCATACCCGGAGTTATACTGCCGCCTGCTGGACTGGTCAGATTTTCCACCATCACTGGAATTGGAACATGGAACGTTACATCGCTGTTGCTCCCTTTCTGACATATTACGTTTGCTTCAAGGTAATATTGAAAGGCGATCATATCTGGTCAATAAAATCGGAATAttgttttttcattgttttgcatGAAGGAATATTTATTGTTCGCCATTCTTCAGATCAGTGTACACAAGAATGTTTTAAATTACAGTTGACAATTCGGACGGAAAAAACAAACTCGATTCCATGTCAATGTGAAGAACATTGACACGGAATCCTGAGAAGATGCAGACATTCCACGAGAATTagcatttataaaaaaaaattgaggaAAAACTCAGTGGCATCTGCATGATTTTGTGCGAGAATATGAAAGGACAAATGAAAGAATTAAATTAAGAAgttaaaagaatgaaaaatcTATATTAAAATTCAGCTAAGGAATTTAGAGGGCAAATGCACAAATATAAAGGAAACATATACTTATGAAAACATTGTTTATTCCACTCAATGTGAATTCAGGACAAGTCACTAGGTGAAATATTAGAAGTTGCTGACTGTTCACTGCTTACGGAGCAGAGTTCATCTTGCATAGCAACAGAATTTCTCTTCCATCCCTCCGACAGAAATTGGCTTCTTGACCGTTTCGGTCAGACAGCATCGATGATAATGTCATCAGTGTTACTCATGTTGCGTTCACATGAGAGAAATCGCAACCTTTGCGAGTCTTTTGATTTGGATGCGGACCAGAATTCggtcctgtctgatccagtctaGCTGTACCCTGGTAGAGGAAGCTTCTGACCCTCCTTGGCCTCAAAGAAAGTGTAGGAAAGTGTGATGGTGTCAACCCGCGCCATCCTTGGGTCTTCGTCAAATTCTGGGTCAATGTAGAAGAAGACGGGCATATCGACCTCCTCGTGGGGATTCAATCGCTGCTCTTCAAAGCAGAAACACTACAGACAGAACACAGAGGAAGTCATCATGGAAGACAACGGTGTGCAGAGGCACATGAGCTGGACTCGTCACTCCACCTGGATCTTGTTGAAGTACTGTCCAGCTTCGAAGGGAACCACATTGTAGGTGGAGATGCCGGTGATGGGTTTATCTGTGGGGTTCTTCGCTCTGTAGAATGCCAGTGCCGTCTCACCAGGAACCACCTACGCAGTAAACAACAGCAGTTGAATTTCTGCTTAGAACTGAATCCAGAATAGGAACACAAATAACTCGAGATACTCACAAAGACCTCTGTCTGCTGCGGTCTAAAGTTCCACTGCATGCTGGCATGTCGATCTGCGTTGAAGGTGATCTTGATGACACGTTCAGGTACAGGCTTCATTGTCTCCACCTGATCAGCGTCATGTCCAGCAACCGCCATGCCACCAAGGCCTGACGCCTGGTTGACAGAAGACAGcaggttttttgttttacctAAATCTTTTATCaatcaaatctttatttatacagcatctgttccaagcaaaattgtctctagatgctttacagaatccctgggcctgacccccaacaagcaacagtggcaaggaaaaactcccctttaacaggaagaaaccttgagcaggaccaggcttataggggtcccccctcctcctgctgatagccagctgggcagagaaggaggagaagggggagagcaggtagaagagagaataggcatagatcatgtGCTATTATCACATATGAATACAGTTCAATCTTCCAGTCACAAGGTTATTTCCCCTGCCTGTGTACCAACACTGAAAATTAATGAGTTGTTGCTTGTGCTGtaaaaacacatgtttattttgatatttttttccaaCACACCTGACAGTAGAGTCTGTAGAGCGGCACAGCGGCGTACGAAAGGCCGATCATCCccactcctgcagcagcaatgTATGTCAGAACAGTTTTGTTCCTAGCCTtccattcctcctcctgccctttgAACTTCCCGTTTCGACTTTTGACACCACGGACCTGACTATGGAAGTGTGCAGGAAACCGACGGGGTGTTAAGATCTCGGCTTGAGAGTGCAGCCTCGTCCTTGGAGCATCGAGGCGAGGCAGCGGGACGCATCGTGTAAATAACATTCGACTGTAGCTGCAGCACTGATGGGGAAGGCGGTGGGGCAGGAGCCCAGCCAACATGGTGCACATATGAAGATAGCCAGGAGGTAAAACTCAGCTGTGCAGAAAACAACATTTAGAACAGTAAGTAAGAGCTCATTAAAGTTAAAAGGATCATACACAGAGAAAGATTCACCCAATGGTTATCAACAGTACAGCTGAAAACAGACGCAATTACAGACAATCTTCCCCAACTAGCGCCACTCACTGGGCAAAACTttaatattctatatttatataaacTTTATGGCGCTAAAAAAGAAACTGTCCATGCCCAACACTGTTATTTACCAAACTCGTAAATTCGATTTTAAAAGCTGTCAAACTCTTTAAGTCCCCAAGATGAATAATTCTGACCTCCACAATTAGAACCCTTGTCGGGTCTGCCGGATCCAACAGGCAGCTAACAGGTAGTTAATGTTAGCGTGCTAACACAACTAATTTCTGTCATAACGATTTTTAATAGAGAACACGAGGGGTCAAACCTGTAAAAAATGATATTCGCCGTCATCCACCGCACTAACATCTGAGAAACTGGTTATGAGACAGGACGGGAGGCGGAAACGTCCGGCTGTATACCCTCCCAACGTACAAAGGTTCCGCCAAGACACAAAAGTTCCGATGACTGAAAACAACCGGAACACCAGCGAGGTTACACACATTAACCATATGTGTTTCGGTCTAAATAACGGAATGGTCATGAAAATGCAAATTATTTTGTTGTCCAGTTacaaaatgcaaacacacagttgTCAATACATGAATAAAGGTACCTATGAAATTCTTCACCGCACTGTTTTCGCTTACGTAACACTTAAAGTAATCTACAATCCACtataaaaagaaggaaagactGATAAATGACTCTCTCATTATCATTCGGTTTCTCAGGTTGGTTTgttagttttttatttttctgttttggtttgtgCGTGTAGGGTATTTCTGCATTGTCGTAATGTTTTAATAAACACGGAGAAACAAGGGCTATGATGACCCCCTTCTTCAGGTGCACCCTAAAGGAAACGAAACCTAACGGTCTGAAAGTAAGCCGCTCTGCTCATTCATTTTTTCAAGTCAGACCTATATTTCAGAATTCAAATCCGTCTTTCAAATTGTGTCACTTTTCTGAATTGTGTCTGAATATAGACATTTATTGGGAAATCTAAAATCAGTATTTAcagaaaaacctggagaaattTACCTTTCGCTTGTTTCTGTGATTATTTAAAAACACGAATACAGCAAACACGAGCTGCACTAAAGTGTATGATTACAAATAACCGtcttaaaatattaataaagcaGCATTACGACTGATTATTATTGTTTACGCGAGGAGAGCGGAAGTACGGTGGCCGTGTGAGATCTAAAAGGCTCCGTGTGTTCACCGTAGTCATGGAGGGGGTTACGGTCGGACAGGTATTTGACGCCGAATGTATCCTCAGCAAACGGCCACGGAAGGTAAGAGCAGGCGGCTGATAGTACCGCGGGGCGCGTGTTCGGTCCGGGCGTACCACCTGCGTCTGACGCTCTTTATCTCCTCTGCAGGGAAAGTTCGAGTATCTGGTCAAGTGGAGAGGCTGGTCGTCCAAGTAAGTAGCTAGCTAGCCCACCGCGTTAGCCGCCGCTGCTAACGTCGCACACATCAGTGAACAATGCGGCTGCACCGCCGCCGCCTTTACGTCCTGTCGCGGACTGGACTGCAGCCACCCCGCAACCGAGCCATTAACCCGGATCGATGCCGCTGCAGTTATCCTGACTATGGTTTTATGTTTTAaacgtttttttgttttgttttttaaatcgaACAGCTGACGCTAATGTCAACACTTGCGTCACGTGACATGACTGAGGAACAATAACCCTGTCACTATAGAAACATCAGTGCCCCAGCTACACCTGGTGATAGATGGTGGAGTGTTGATGACTTGGATAGGTCGCTACTGGTTTTGAAAGGATTCTGAAGCATTTGATACACACCCCTCGAAATATTGGAGCATCAAAAGAAAACCTCAGGCCTCCACTGTAGGAATCCAACAAGGGTCAAATCATACTCACATCAATGTTTTTGGTCTTTACCTAGTCACCATAGCTAATGTAAACACACTGCTTATCCACCAACTCGTGGGACCCAGAACATGACATTGACATGATGTAAAAAGTGAAAACTTGTGTGATGTTTTCAGGCACAACAGCTGGGAGCCGGAGGAAAACATCCTGGACCCGCGGCTGCTAGCGGCGTTCCACAAGAGGTGCGCTTGTTTTTACTGATTAGTGACCGACTGTCACTTTTGACGTTCTCGCCGCTGGTTTGCTGATTGTTTGCTTTCCTGTAGAGAACAGGAACGAGAGCTTCTGTTCcagaagaaagggaagaggcCGCGAGGACGACCCAGAAAGATTCCACTTCCTGAGGTGTCTCCAGATCCCtcttcgtcgtcctcctcctcaggccTGTCGGGACCGTCCTCggatgatgaagagcaggtgaaaaaggtgaaggcaggtccgaGGGTGCAGCCCGGCCCACAGAAGCGGCCTCAGATCCTCCTGGCCAGGCCGGATCTCCCACGCAGGAAGAAGCGCGGGAGGAAACCGTTGCACCCTGACCTCAAGGCAAAGAACGaacctcctcctcagccttcTCGCCACCATCACTTGATCAGACCGCAGAGGGCGGAGCTTCGCCCCGGCATAAAGAAACCTCTCCAGCCCGCCAGCTTCACTTACACCGGTCTGGCCCGGACCTCCAGGGATGAAAGTTCCACCAGCAGTTCCTTTAGCCATACCTCCGCCAAACCCGGGTCTGTGAGCGGCACCTGGTCGAACCGCTCCCTGGTCTCCTGCGGCTCCGCCTCCTTCAACAGAACTAGTCCATCCCCGCAGCACAAGATGTCGCTGTCCGAGCTGAAGCGCTCTGTGTTGGACACCGGCATCTTCAAGGCGGTCCCGCTGAAAAACCCCAGCGCCGCCTCGTCCCTGGGTCTGCACGGGGGCTTCGGGGGGGGTCAAGCGGTCCAGCGTCCTCCGCTCAGCCTAAGGAAGCAGGAGGGCGTCGGCGGCGCGTCGTGTTTGGTTCAACACAAGCAGCAGAACGCCGCCCTCTCCAAACCGTCTTCCTTGACGGCTCACCGGGATCGGATCAACCAGGCTTTCGGCCTGCGCACCCTAAACCTGCACGCCGTGGGCCGCACGCCATCCAGCGGCAGCCATCAGGGCAACATCAGTGGCGCCGGCGCCGCCACCTCCAGGTCCAGTCTACGCAGCAACGCTGGCGTGGTCAAGGGTGTCGCCGAGAGGCTCAAAGACACCCGGACCTCAGCCGGACAAGGGCGCggtcttcctgcagggggcgggtCCGATCAAAGGGCGGCGAAGGAGACACTGGCAGGAGGCGccaggctggaggacaggaacctGAGCAGGGGCGTGAACGAGCTCAGCGCCGGCGACTCGGACGAATCCAGCAGCAGCGAATCGGAAGCAGCGGCTGCCGCGTACCTGAGCAACAGCCGGCGGAGCCTCGGCGACGACACGAACGAGTCGGACACGGAGACGGACTGGCGTCCCGCCAGGAGCCTCCTGGAACACGTGTTCGTCACGGACGTCACGGCCAATTTCCTCACCGTGACGGTGAAAGAGTCGCCAACCAGCGTAGGATTCTTCAGCTCAGGCGGTCACTAACTTCCTGTCTCAACTCTCAGGGGTCCTGCTCCACTCCAGGTCCTGATCCAGACTCCAGCCCGGATATTTGTAGGAACATAAAACCGGAACCCTGAAGAGATTTACGGTCGCGAAAAATCCGAGATCATTTTGAATCGAACGTTTTATTTAGAACAAAAGCTCAACGGATCAAAACTTCACTGTGTACAAGAAGGTTTTTAATGTATCACCTGAacagaaagttgtttttcttaGTGACTTCAAAAGGAGCAGCTTTATTGTTTTAAGGCCACGTTTGCAGCCTTATTCTGTTACTCGACAGTTtgtggtgacgatgatgaagaaacGATGGATGTAAACGTGCCTCAGGTGTCAGTCGGCCGTCTGAACATTTGTACTCGTTGGACCTTTTAaactaaatattttttaatgtccGAAAACCCCCAAAtcttgtttgggtttttttttttttatatatgtgtTTTGGACCAAAGCTGTTGTGATTCTGAAGGGTTTTCCTTTGTGTCAGTATTACGGAAGTACAGTTAAAACATGACCACGACTCcatcaaataaataattgatttgATCCGTCTGTTGAAATACATGTTAACTTATATTTGTAAATTTCTCGTTTCTGATATCTGGTGCTAATATTGA includes these proteins:
- the LOC130518359 gene encoding chromobox protein homolog 2-like isoform X1 is translated as MEGVTVGQVFDAECILSKRPRKGKFEYLVKWRGWSSKHNSWEPEENILDPRLLAAFHKREQERELLFQKKGKRPRGRPRKIPLPEVSPDPSSSSSSSGLSGPSSDDEEQVKKVKAGPRVQPGPQKRPQILLARPDLPRRKKRGRKPLHPDLKAKNEPPPQPSRHHHLIRPQRAELRPGIKKPLQPASFTYTGLARTSRDESSTSSSFSHTSAKPGSVSGTWSNRSLVSCGSASFNRTSPSPQHKMSLSELKRSVLDTGIFKAVPLKNPSAASSLGLHGGFGGGQAVQRPPLSLRKQEGVGGASCLVQHKQQNAALSKPSSLTAHRDRINQAFGLRTLNLHAVGRTPSSGSHQGNISGAGAATSRSSLRSNAGVVKGVAERLKDTRTSAGQGRGLPAGGGSDQRAAKETLAGGARLEDRNLSRGVNELSAGDSDESSSSESEAAAAAYLSNSRRSLGDDTNESDTETDWRPARSLLEHVFVTDVTANFLTVTVKESPTSVGFFSSGGH
- the LOC130518469 gene encoding cytochrome c oxidase assembly protein COX11, mitochondrial isoform X1, which codes for MCTMLAGLLPHRLPHQCCSYSRMLFTRCVPLPRLDAPRTRLHSQAEILTPRRFPAHFHSQVRGVKSRNGKFKGQEEEWKARNKTVLTYIAAAGVGMIGLSYAAVPLYRLYCQASGLGGMAVAGHDADQVETMKPVPERVIKITFNADRHASMQWNFRPQQTEVFVVPGETALAFYRAKNPTDKPITGISTYNVVPFEAGQYFNKIQCFCFEEQRLNPHEEVDMPVFFYIDPEFDEDPRMARVDTITLSYTFFEAKEGQKLPLPGYS
- the LOC130518359 gene encoding chromobox protein homolog 2-like isoform X2, translated to MYPQQTATEGKVRVSGQVERLVVQAQQLGAGGKHPGPAAASGVPQEERELLFQKKGKRPRGRPRKIPLPEVSPDPSSSSSSSGLSGPSSDDEEQVKKVKAGPRVQPGPQKRPQILLARPDLPRRKKRGRKPLHPDLKAKNEPPPQPSRHHHLIRPQRAELRPGIKKPLQPASFTYTGLARTSRDESSTSSSFSHTSAKPGSVSGTWSNRSLVSCGSASFNRTSPSPQHKMSLSELKRSVLDTGIFKAVPLKNPSAASSLGLHGGFGGGQAVQRPPLSLRKQEGVGGASCLVQHKQQNAALSKPSSLTAHRDRINQAFGLRTLNLHAVGRTPSSGSHQGNISGAGAATSRSSLRSNAGVVKGVAERLKDTRTSAGQGRGLPAGGGSDQRAAKETLAGGARLEDRNLSRGVNELSAGDSDESSSSESEAAAAAYLSNSRRSLGDDTNESDTETDWRPARSLLEHVFVTDVTANFLTVTVKESPTSVGFFSSGGH
- the LOC130518469 gene encoding cytochrome c oxidase assembly protein COX11, mitochondrial isoform X2, with the protein product MIGLSYAAVPLYRLYCQASGLGGMAVAGHDADQVETMKPVPERVIKITFNADRHASMQWNFRPQQTEVFVVPGETALAFYRAKNPTDKPITGISTYNVVPFEAGQYFNKIQCFCFEEQRLNPHEEVDMPVFFYIDPEFDEDPRMARVDTITLSYTFFEAKEGQKLPLPGYS